The genomic DNA CAAACTTCAATTTTACCTTCAGAAGAAACAGGTGATGATGATAATCCTGTTTATGCTCCAATAGATTTTTCAAATTGGAAAGTTACACTTCCTGTAGATGAAAATAGTAATGGTGGTCCAGACGAGTATCAACCGGCTCAATTAATTAATTTTGGTTATCAAACCTTAGAGCCTGTTATACCTTTTATGTATGATGATATAGAAGATAGTTCATTGGTCTTCTATACCTATTCAGGTGTTTCTACCACAAACAGTTCTTATTCTAGAACTGAGTTAAGAGAACTTATTAACCCTAGCAACTCAAGAGAGAATTGGACCTTATTAGAAGGTGGAGAGATGACTGGTCAATTAAAAATAGATTCTATCTCACAAAATACAGACTCAACCGATGAGTACCATAGAGTTATAGTCATGCAAATTCATGGTATTATATCTCAGGAAGATATGGATATACACAATTTTTCATCTAATAATGGTCCGCCATTAATTAAAATATATTGGAAAGATGGCTATATCTGGTCTCATAAAAAGTCACTTACAGATGAAGCTACTTCTGGAGACGATTTGTTAGACACTTCTAGTAGTACTTGGTATGATATTAAAGAAAATTTAGGCTATGTTGGTTTCGAAAGTTTTTCTTTTAGAATAACAGCTTCAGATGCTAGAGTAGAGGTACAATTAAATAATAACGAGGCTTTTGTTTATCAAGATGTAAGTCTAGATAAATGGCCTTTTGAAAATTATTTTAAAGCAGGTAATTATCTAAATTCAACAAATTCTAATGCTTTTTCTTACGTAAAATATTACAATTTACAGGTTACTCATTAATAATAAAAAATAATAATTTTTAAATGAAAAAATACTTTTTAATATGCAGCTTACTGCTATATTTCTTTTCTTGTAAGGAGAAAACAGTATCAGGTATAACAGTTTCTAATGTAGACGAATTACAAAATGCTATTTCTAGCGTTGAACCTGGAGATAATATTATTTTAGCTAACGGAACTTACAAAGATGTTGAAATCAAACTTATTGGTGAAGGAACCGAAAGCAATCCAATTACATTAAAAGCAGAAACGCCTGGAAAAGTTTTTATAGAAGGTACTTCAAGTTTAGAAATTAGTGGAAATTACATAGAAGTAAGCGGATTATTTTTTAGAAACGGACATTCGCCAAAAACAAACGTTATCGCGTTTAGAACAAGTGAAAAAGAAGTTGCCAATCACTCTAAAGTTACTAACTGTGTAATTTTAGATTATAATAATTTAGAGCGCGATCAAGATAACCTTTGGGTGCAGTTATATGGTAAACATAACGAATTTAGTAACTCTT from Lacinutrix sp. 5H-3-7-4 includes the following:
- a CDS encoding polysaccharide lyase family 7 protein gives rise to the protein MYKYLLVFSIVFFVNCSSNDEVNNRPEGSQTSILPSEETGDDDNPVYAPIDFSNWKVTLPVDENSNGGPDEYQPAQLINFGYQTLEPVIPFMYDDIEDSSLVFYTYSGVSTTNSSYSRTELRELINPSNSRENWTLLEGGEMTGQLKIDSISQNTDSTDEYHRVIVMQIHGIISQEDMDIHNFSSNNGPPLIKIYWKDGYIWSHKKSLTDEATSGDDLLDTSSSTWYDIKENLGYVGFESFSFRITASDARVEVQLNNNEAFVYQDVSLDKWPFENYFKAGNYLNSTNSNAFSYVKYYNLQVTH